In Chloroflexota bacterium, the DNA window GTTTCAAAGCCGTAGACGGCATTTCGTTCGCCGTGCACCGTGGCGAGATTTTCGGCTTGCTCGGTCCGAACGGCGCGGGCAAGACGACGACGATTCGCATGTTGCTTGGTTTGCTCGCGCCAACCTCGGGCAAAGGCGCGGTGCTGGGATTCGACATCGTGCGCCAAGCCGAAGAGGTGCGCCAGCGCGTCGGCTACGTCTCGCAGAAATTCGCGCTCTATGCCGACCTCACCGTCGCGGAGAATTTCGATTTCTACGCGGGCGTCTACGGACTCAAGCGCGAGTTGATCGCCGCGCGACGCCGCGAGGTGCTGCCGCTCGTCGGCTTGGAGAACGAACCCCACACGCGCGTTACCGCGCTCGCCGGCGGCTCGCGCCAACGGCTCGCGCTCGCGTGCGCGCTCGCGCATCAACCGGAATTCTTGTTTCTCGATGAGCCGACCGCCGGCGTGGATCCGGTCTCGCGGCGCACGCTGTGGGATTTGGTGTACGATCTCGCCGAACGCGGCACGACCATTCTCGTGACGACGCATTACATGGACGAAGCGGAAAACTGCAATCGGCTCGCGTTTATTTATCAGGGCAAACTCGTCGCGGAAGGCACGCCGTACGAAATGAAATCGGCGCAAATGATCGGCGAGGTACTCGAAATCGAATGCGACCGGCTCGACGTGGCGCTGACGACGTTGCGCGACGCGAATTTGTTCGACGAGGTTGCGCTCTACGGATCGTTGATCCACGCGATTGGCGCGGACGCGCGCGCGAAAATTTCAACCGTGCGCGATTTGTTAATGACGCAAAGCATCGCAGTAAAAAATATCGAGTTCATTTTGCCGTCACTCGAAGACGTGTTCATCGCGCGTCTGCGTCACGCGAGCAACCATCTCAAACGCGACGCGTGACCACGGTCTCACTGTCCCACTTTATCCGGAGGTTAGCATGGAACATCGCAAACGAATTATTCCGATTATCGTCCTCCTCGCGTTGCTGGCGGGTGGATACTATTTGTATTCGAACACCATCGGCAAAGCGAGCGTGAATGCGAGCACCGCATCTGGTTTTATCGAAGGCGAAGAAGTGATCATCTCGGCGGAGATCGGCGGGCGCGTACACGCGATGCTCGTCGAAGAAGGCGACGCGGTCACTGCCGGCAACGAACTGGTGCGTCTGGATCGCGCGTTGCTCGACGCGCAAATCGCGCAAGCGCAAGCCGCGGTAGACACCGCGCGCGCGCAACTCGCGCAGGTGCAAGCCGGCGCGCGCACCGAAGATGTTCGCCAAGCCGATGCCGCGCTTGCGCAAGCGGTTGCCGCGCGTGAAGGTGCGAAACGCGCGTGGAGTAACACGCAAGCCGTGCGCGCGAATCCGCAAGAACTCGATGTGCGAATCGCGGCAGCGGAAGCGCAGTTAAAAGCGACAAAGGCGCAACTCGAAGCCGCGACGGCAAACGCGATTTCGGCGCGGACGCGCGTGGACGGCGCGGGCGGGGTTGACCAGGTCCGCATCGAAGGCAAGGTGTTGGTGAATAATTGGTGGGCGGCGGA includes these proteins:
- a CDS encoding ABC transporter ATP-binding protein, yielding MNDVSLFVENLRKHFDSFKAVDGISFAVHRGEIFGLLGPNGAGKTTTIRMLLGLLAPTSGKGAVLGFDIVRQAEEVRQRVGYVSQKFALYADLTVAENFDFYAGVYGLKRELIAARRREVLPLVGLENEPHTRVTALAGGSRQRLALACALAHQPEFLFLDEPTAGVDPVSRRTLWDLVYDLAERGTTILVTTHYMDEAENCNRLAFIYQGKLVAEGTPYEMKSAQMIGEVLEIECDRLDVALTTLRDANLFDEVALYGSLIHAIGADARAKISTVRDLLMTQSIAVKNIEFILPSLEDVFIARLRHASNHLKRDA